Proteins encoded within one genomic window of Suricata suricatta isolate VVHF042 chromosome 17, meerkat_22Aug2017_6uvM2_HiC, whole genome shotgun sequence:
- the LOC115282194 gene encoding intercellular adhesion molecule 5, producing the protein MEMLLFGVWALLALNPGPGMTEETFEVSIWPDQALVKLGQSLMINCSTSCPDPGPSGIETLLKKTQVDKGPQWKEFLLEDVTEDSVLQCFFSCAGIQKDTSLGITVYQPPEQVILELQPAWVATDEAFTVKCHVPSVAPLENLTLALLQDNQELHRKGFMNLAVASRRAEVTINVKAQREDDRCNFSCRAELDLSSHGGGLFHSSSASKVLRIFEFSQSPQIWVSPLLEIGTAETVSCELARVFPAREVTFHMFLGDQELSPFVSWKGDTAWANATARAMETGDQELSCLVSLGPMEQKTREPVHVYSFPPPILEIEELYPLAGTDINVTCSGHVLTSPSPTLRLQGAPDLPAPGEPAWLSFTTKEEDNGRNFSCEASLEVQGQRLSKTTAVQLHVLYKPRLEESDCPGNQTWVKGAEQLLACVAKGNPTPTLVCSWNGVIVDLEVPQKATQNHTRTYCCTATNQLGSVSKDIAVVVQGLDEGISCTIFVITIVALGVCVITIALYLNYRPCKIERRKLPYRQKEKNKEEESQFAVQQAEKCNAHNC; encoded by the exons ATGGAAATGCTACTCTTTGGTGTCTGGGCCCTGCTGGCCTTGAACCCTGGCCCAG GAATGACTGAAGAGACATTTGAGGTTTCTATTTGGCCAGATCAGGCCCTGGTAAAGCTTGGACAGTCCCTAATGATCAACTGCAGCACTTCCTGTCCAGACCCAGGACCCAGTGGAATTGAGACTCTCTTAAAGAAAACCCAGGTGGATAAAGGACCTCAGTGGAAGGAGTTTCTTCTGGAGGATGTCACAGAGGATTCTGTTCTGCAGTGCTTCTTCTCTTGTGCAGGGATCCAAAAGGACACAAGCCTTGGCATCACGGTGTATC agcCACCAGAACAGGTGATCCTGGAGCTGCAGCCGGCATGGGTGGCCACGGATGAAGCCTTTACAGTGAAGTGCCATGTGCCCAGTGTAGCACCCCTGGAGAACCTCACCCTTGCCCTTCTCCAGGATAACCAGGAACTACACAGAAAGGGCTTTATGAACTTGGCTGTGGCCTCCCGAAGAGCCGAGGTCACCATCAATGTGAAAGCCCAAAGGGAGGATGATAGGTGCAATTTTTCATGCCGTGCAGAACTGGACTTGAGTTCACATGGTGGAGGGCTCTTTCACAGTAGCTCAGCCAGCAAGGTACTCCGGATCTTTG AATTCTCTCAGAGCCCCCAAATCTGGGTCTCCCCACTTTTGGAGATTGGGACGGCAGAGACTGTGAGCTGTGAGTTGGCTAGGGTGTTCCCTGCCAGGGAGGTAACGTTCCACATGTTCCTGGGAGACCAGGAGCTGAGCCCCTTTGTCTCCtggaagggagacacagcatgggCCAATGCCACGGCTCGGGCCATGGAGACTGGTGATCAGGAGCTGTCTTGCCTTGTATCTCTGGGTCCAATGGAACAGAAAACAAGAGAGCCAGTGCATGTCTACA gCTTCCCTCCTCCAATCCTGGAGATAGAAGAATTATACCCCTTGGCAGGGACAGACATTAATGTGACCTGTTCAGGGCATGTGTTAACATCACCCAGCCCTACTCTTCGGCTTCAGGGAGCCCCAGATCTGCCTGCCCCTGGGGAGCCTGCCTGGCTTTCATTTACCACGAAGGAGGAAGATAACGGCCGAAATTTCTCTTGTGAGGCCTCTTTGGAGGTTCAGGGTCAACGGTTGAGCAAAACCACTGCGGTCCAGCTCCATGTCTTAT ACAAGCCTCGGTTAGAGGAATCTGATTGCCCTGGCAACCAGACATGGGTGAAAGGGGCGGAGCAGCTGCTTGCCTGCGTCGCAAAGGGAAACCCAACTCCAACCTTGGTGTGTTCCTGGAATGGAGTGATCGTCGACCTTGAAGTGCCACAGAAGGCAACCCAGAACCACACCAGAACCTACTGCTGCACAGCCACCAACCAACTGGGCTCTGTCAGCAAAGACATTGCTGTCGTCGTTCAAG GACTGGATGAAGGAATCAGCTGCACCATCTTTGTCATCACTATTGTCGCTCTTGGAGTGTGTGTAATCACCATAGCACTGTATTTGAACTACCGGCCTTGC